GCGGAATATCCATTTATTCAATAACTTATTAAGTTTACCATATTTTGAATCAATTTTCAATACAATTACGAAAATTTTTTTCACTTTTTTAAAATTTTTTAAATTACTTCAACTTTTCAGCCCACTCAGCTTCCTTAAATCCAACCAGTACAAAATCCTTTCCCACAAAAAGCGGTCTTTTCAACACCATCCCATTGCTTGCAAGCAGCTCAAACTGTTCATCTTCCGACATCTCTGCCAATTTTTCCTTTAAATTCATTTGTTTATAAACATTCCCGCTCGTATTAAAAAATTTTTTTAAAGGCAATCCACTTTTTTCATAGTATTTTTTTATTTCCTCCTTCGACGGAGTTTCCTCTACAATATGCTTATACTCGTACTCAATCCCATTTTCCTCCAGCCATTTTACAGCCTTTTTACAAGTTGTGCATCTTGGGTAGCAATATACTTTATTCATGTTTTTATTTCCTTTCATAATTTTTTAATTTTTCTATATATTTTCAAACTGGTCAACAAACTGTCGACTTTTTTCAAATTGGCATCTTTATTTTTTCTTCCACAATAATCCTGCTGAAAAAAATATATGACTCACTATAATAAATATATATCTTTCCTTTTCAGTCGGAACAAAAAATGTACTATTACTATCAGCAAAAACATACTTTATAACAAAATATGCAAATGCCATTATCATTACAACTATATTAATTTTAGGATATTTAAATATTCTTTGTAGCAAAAATCCCAAATAAAATATTAATATTAAAGCCAAAATTAACATTAATGCAAAAACAATATATTCAGATGGATGTATTACTACTGCAAAAATCAATGCAATTCTTGTTAGCATTAGAGGATTTAAAAACTCTTGAATTAATACATATCCTAATATTAGAATAATAGTAACTAATCCTTTCAATAAAAAACTCGATGTTCTATTTTTCATTTTAATTTTGCTCCTTAAACTTTTAAAGTTCAAAATCATTTTCATAATACAGAATCTGATTCACATTCCCTTGTAAAAATTCAATCTTTTCCCTAATTTCTTCAGACACAAACGGCATTTTTATATCTGCCAAAGTTTCCTTCAAAGTCTGCGTCAATTCCACAATTTTTACTTTATATTTATCCAGTTTCAAATCATTTGCCATTGATTTTATACAATCTTCAAGAGTTCCAATTTCATCAACTAAATTGATATTTTTGGCTTCACTTCCAAGCCACACTCTCCCCTGTGCAATTTTTTCAAGTTCCTCATCATTCATTCCTCTGGCTACCATTACATGTTCCTTAAACTCGCTATAAACTTCATTCATATTATGAATTAATTTCTCTTTTGAATCTTCTCCCAATTTTTCAAATGGATTCAGCATATCAAAGCCAGTACCCTTTCCAAATCCTTCCAAATTAACGTCTAACTTTTTCATTGTTCCTGCAACTTCAGGGTACATCATAACAACACCGATTGAGCCTGTTAAAGTGAAATTATTTGCAAATAATTTTTTTCCAGTTGTAGCAATGTAATAACCACCGCTTGCACAAACATCTCCCATTGAAACATATATTGGCACAGTCAATTTTTTAATTTTCTTATATATTTTTTCAGAAACTAAAGCACTTCCACCAGGCGAATTTATCCTTAATACAAGCCCTTTCAGATTCTTTATTTCTTTCAACTCTTCTAATTTTTCACATACATTTTCATAAGTAATATTTTTGTTAGGATTTTTGACATCAATAACACCCTCAAGATTTATCACAGCAATCGTATCTTTTGACTTTTCTTTCTTATCTTTTGACATCACAATATAATCTTCAATCGAAACTGTATCTTCTTTATAATTTATCCCAATCTCATCATAATCAGCAACACCGTCAATCAATTTATATTCCAAAGCCTTTTTCTTCCCAGCAAAAATCAAATTTCCACTCAATATCTCATTTTCAATATCAGTCCCTCTTTTACTTTTTACCAGTTCCACAAAATCTTCAAAAACTTTATCCTTTATATTTTTAATTGATTCTTTTTTCTCTTCCGACATTCTATTATGGCTATATTTTTCTCCAGCCACCTTGTAATCACCGATATGAAGTACATTCATCTTTACCCCAAACTTTTCCAGAAACGACTTCAAATAAAATTCCTTATGCAAATATCCCCTAAAAATCATAGTTGACTGCCTCGTGTCAAACATAAAAAT
The DNA window shown above is from Leptotrichia wadei and carries:
- a CDS encoding arsenate reductase family protein gives rise to the protein MNKVYCYPRCTTCKKAVKWLEENGIEYEYKHIVEETPSKEEIKKYYEKSGLPLKKFFNTSGNVYKQMNLKEKLAEMSEDEQFELLASNGMVLKRPLFVGKDFVLVGFKEAEWAEKLK
- the sppA gene encoding signal peptide peptidase SppA, whose translation is MFILKMLLEIVIMLILCVILSLIFVKKILRVKNKKKLPLKKVKTVVFDVKKLKEDVAMPALKGKEKLSYYQILQGLNNLAEDKNIKKVIIDVDKLNLTLSQLEEISKIFDKIRKNKEVVAIGTLFEESRYRQALLADKIFMFDTRQSTMIFRGYLHKEFYLKSFLEKFGVKMNVLHIGDYKVAGEKYSHNRMSEEKKESIKNIKDKVFEDFVELVKSKRGTDIENEILSGNLIFAGKKKALEYKLIDGVADYDEIGINYKEDTVSIEDYIVMSKDKKEKSKDTIAVINLEGVIDVKNPNKNITYENVCEKLEELKEIKNLKGLVLRINSPGGSALVSEKIYKKIKKLTVPIYVSMGDVCASGGYYIATTGKKLFANNFTLTGSIGVVMMYPEVAGTMKKLDVNLEGFGKGTGFDMLNPFEKLGEDSKEKLIHNMNEVYSEFKEHVMVARGMNDEELEKIAQGRVWLGSEAKNINLVDEIGTLEDCIKSMANDLKLDKYKVKIVELTQTLKETLADIKMPFVSEEIREKIEFLQGNVNQILYYENDFEL